TGGAATTGATTGAACCGGACCATCAGCCGAGCACCTGGCGCGATTATCTGAATGAGCACGGGGAAGGGCCTCACCATATTGCGTTTGTGGTGGAAGGAATGCAGGACAAGATCATGCTGCTCGAAGGCAAGGGATTCCCGCTCCAGCAGAAGGGCGAATATATCGGCGGACGGTATGCCTACCTGGATACGTTCAAGGAATTGAAGGTAGTGCTGGAATTGCTGGAGAATGACAACGATAACGATAACGATAACGAACAATAATAGAATTACGACAGGAGGAATTATACAATGAATATTCTAATTACGGGGGCCGGACGCGGATTGGGCCTTGAGCTGACGGCGGCTGCGCTGGAGCGTGGACATGCTGTTATTGCCGGGGTGCGGGATCTGACGCGCGGGCAGGCAGCATTAGCTGATCTGGCGGCAGTACATGGGGACAAGCTGACTCTCGTGACACTTGATGTAACGGACGAGGCCGGAATAGCAGCGCTTGCTGCCAGCCTGACAGAGCAGGCCCGGACACTCGGCGTCATCATCAATAATGCCGCAGTGCTGAATGCCACGGACACCGCACTTGAAGCGCTGGATATAGAAGAGATGCGGCGTGCCATGGATATCAATCTGTACGGGCCGATGCGGGTCGTCAAGCTCCTTCTGCCGCTGCTGACCGGGCCGGATGCTTCGATCATCAATATCTCATCAGAGGCAGGCAGTATCACCAATGCTTACCCCGGCAGCTATCCGTATACGATCTCCAAGACTGCGCTCAATATGTTCACGCAGAAGCTCCATGTCACACTGAAGGATCGCGGCATCCATGTGCTCAGCGTCCATCCCGGCTGGATGCCTACCGATATGGGCGGAGCTAAGGCACCGCTTCCCCCGCGCACCAGTGCCGAAGGCATTCTGGACCTGATCGGGCAGAAAGCCGAGCCATCCGGCCACTTTAGATTCGTGGATTACACGGGTGAGGATATGGATATCTAGCTAGAACAGCATCAGCTTTAAAACTGTAAGAATGAACCTCAGGGTGTTAAAGTCTGAGCATGAACATCAAGCTAATATTAGGCTGACACTGCACCCGTTGCCGACTTCTACATTCAAGTTGCTGATTGTATTTCCTGCAATAGAAAACGCATAGCTGACCGTAAAATGAGCTTCTATTGTATTTCATACAGTGGAATGTTGTGTTTTGGGTGAAAAATGGCCTTTTTTTAACATCCAATTGTACGGAATACAATAGATTCTATTTCGAAGCCT
This genomic interval from Paenibacillus sp. FSL H8-0332 contains the following:
- a CDS encoding VOC family protein; amino-acid sequence: MSGLLGNHFMTQIGILVHDIEKVSQAYADFFGLDKPQISITDAADIAQTHYNGEASEARAKLAFFDMGSLQLELIEPDHQPSTWRDYLNEHGEGPHHIAFVVEGMQDKIMLLEGKGFPLQQKGEYIGGRYAYLDTFKELKVVLELLENDNDNDNDNEQ
- a CDS encoding SDR family oxidoreductase — translated: MNILITGAGRGLGLELTAAALERGHAVIAGVRDLTRGQAALADLAAVHGDKLTLVTLDVTDEAGIAALAASLTEQARTLGVIINNAAVLNATDTALEALDIEEMRRAMDINLYGPMRVVKLLLPLLTGPDASIINISSEAGSITNAYPGSYPYTISKTALNMFTQKLHVTLKDRGIHVLSVHPGWMPTDMGGAKAPLPPRTSAEGILDLIGQKAEPSGHFRFVDYTGEDMDI